A stretch of DNA from Falco biarmicus isolate bFalBia1 chromosome 6, bFalBia1.pri, whole genome shotgun sequence:
aaatataggccttttgtatgtaaaaatatgaagaaattctGACAGCTATACTgtattgctgctgctctggaaaTACTTAGATTTTGGTTGCTTGTATTAAATGTGACATTTTCATTATACTGCTGGtcttcattttgtatttgaaaactcCTTCAAAACCAGTATctctaaaacattttaagacaAGTTCCAGGTAGCCTTTTTGTTATTTAACTATTAAATTGCAAAGCACTTCATTTTATTGATGCTCAGAAAATTTTTAggcttctttggaaaaaaatgttagaatTCAATCTGAGCCAAAAGtagtttaaaagcttttaaacttttataatacatatatatacacatatccAATATAATAAACTTTTATaatataatggaaaataataccTTTGGGTAGAATACAAAATATCATGATTACAAAAAAGTCCCTTAGCTAGCAACAATGCATACCAAGTGTTTGATGAATCTTTATAAAGACCCCATCAGTGTgtacttaaaataaaagttcttaCTTGACTGCatgtaataaaaaagtaaacatgCTTTTATTACTCCTTTCTTCATGTACCCACTGATATTTTCTGGAATTACAGTATGGAGAGTATTTGTGTTTTAAGCTTTGTGATCAGTGTATTTATGCTGATCTAAATCTCCCACCTTTGCCAATTCTGATGCATTTTTCTGATGCATGCATAAATGTACAACATTGTTTGGTTTCTTCCACAAAATCTTGTCTATATTAAGATTTCTGCGCAAGAAGTTGAATTTTATTAAGGCTTGGAGGGAAATGTGGAGTTAGTGCCTGCATGTCTCTAAAATGAAAACGAAACAAAATCTTTAGTGTATGTGAAGTTTAAAATATAACTACAGTGAGACTtagcaaatgtttctttttttccctccttctagGTGTCATTGTGGGGCAATAAGTGTGacctttctttttcagctggTGAAGGCAGATCTCAGAAATCTAGTCCTTTACAGTCCCTGGAAAACATGATACCTTACATCTTAGTGAATGATATGGAAAAACTTTGGTCACTGCTTgtaaacaccaaaaaaagaaatacagaaaaaagtaatgttAGAGTTGACATAATCCTGGATAATGCTGGATTTGAACTTGTAAGTGATCTTGTGTTGGCTGACTTCCTGTTATCATCAAAGCTAGCCGATGAGGTccattttcatggaaaaagtATTCCATGGTATGTGTCAGATACCACAAAGCATGATTTTAACTGGACTGTTAAACAACTGCAGTCAGCTAATCATATGTGGATGTCTAGATGTGGGATAAACTGGGAGGGGAATTTGAAAAAGGGAGTTTGGGTTTACCATGATCACATGTTTTGGACTTTGCCACATGACTTTTCCAGTATGGCTGAAGTTGCTCCTGACTTGTATGCTGATCTACAGAAGTCAAACTTGCTTCTTTTCAAAGGTGATTTAAACTATAGAAAATTaacaggagacagaaaatgGGAATATACTGTTCCGTTTTGTCAAGCCTTGAACAAGTTTCATCCTGCACCTCTCTGTAGTTTGAGAACACTAAAATCTGACACTCAGGTTGGCCTAAAACCTGGACAGGGTGAACAAATTCAGGCTTCTGAACCTGAATGGATGGTAAGTGGAAAATATGGGGTGGTTCAGTTTGATGCTGCTCTCTAAATGGTTCCTAATACTCTGAAAGAGATTCCATCTGAATTTTAACTACTTTCTCTGTTCCGTGCTTCACTTCAGCAGATTCTTTGTTTGCgctttttcctccaaaatgatttgttggttttgttcaaCAAAAGACTTTGTTGTACAAAAGTTTACAAACTGTCTTTGTATACATAAATCAGTCTGCAtttcaatatattttgttttcctaatgtCCTGTGTCAGCAAATGTTTAAGATAAACATTTATTTGtccataatattttttttttcttcatcagtgGGTATGAGAGTTCATGGCTAACAAGTGAAAAATCTGCTTCAGAAACCAGTTCCTCAATCCCACATTAGCATGTATTTACTTATTTCAGGATAATTTGTGCTCCATATGCCATGTATTGCATGAAAGTTAATATTTTAGAGAATGCAGAAATCAATTCCAGATAGGTTTTTTGGAACTCATTGTAggatcatattttaaaattgttgaaAATTGAGTTGACTTCTACCAAGATTTTATTACATAATTTGGTTTTTGCTTGCTTCATGTCTCCATGGACAGGTAACTTTTGATGTTTTTTATATAGTTGACGGTATGTTGAGAGAAAAGTTCGTGGGTGATACCTTATAAATACTGAtttcaaatttgaaaattaaattttaattttaaaatacaagtagATGTTGCTAGCTGGTTGCCTGTAGGAGGGGAGTTGTCCCACCTGGTGGGAAGATCAATGGCAGAAAGGACAATCTCACATTAAGAATATGGAAGATATTGTTTATCTAAGAACctctaccaaaaaaaagcacacaaaaaatccCACCAGACAAACCAACCAGCCAACCCAACCGGTTACATTGAttagattttaaatttaatacagATTTGAATTAGAGGTGGCCTGTCTGCAGTGTTTGTGTTTCAAGCACTACTGCCTCTTTCTGTTGTGATAATTCTCTGTCAAaagtattttgttgttttttttttaagaaggacGCTGTCATTTGCATGGGGGAAATACAACCCCAGTTGCACTGAGAAGTATATGCTAGAGAATTGTACACCATACAGGTTGCTGCTAATTGGAACTGTTAGATGCCCATTTCTTCTCTCCTACCTTGGTCTCaaattcttcagaatttttgGGAAAATTTAGGGATAGTTTAGTGAGTGACATGAAATGAAAGTGGAAATGCATTATccatttataaaggaaaaactgaaattgaGTCTGTCAAGTCTTAAAGTACTTCTGAGGTTTGAAATAAGACCTCTGATAGGGGACTGATGTAATGCCAGTGAT
This window harbors:
- the ARMT1 gene encoding damage-control phosphatase ARMT1 produces the protein MAVVPALPVSLSGRFKGSFAYFTIKDRLPQILTRVIDTLHRHKNEFFEEHGEKGVEAEKRAISFLSKLRNELQTDKPVTPLEDELPDAALWNHYLDYQRNLSNGNGEPSWFQSPWLYVECYLYRRIHAALAQNPPIDNFDVFKEGKAQNFFESQEAVIALCTYFQELLKNIKDLDEKQLQEELFKLLQVSLWGNKCDLSFSAGEGRSQKSSPLQSLENMIPYILVNDMEKLWSLLVNTKKRNTEKSNVRVDIILDNAGFELVSDLVLADFLLSSKLADEVHFHGKSIPWYVSDTTKHDFNWTVKQLQSANHMWMSRCGINWEGNLKKGVWVYHDHMFWTLPHDFSSMAEVAPDLYADLQKSNLLLFKGDLNYRKLTGDRKWEYTVPFCQALNKFHPAPLCSLRTLKSDTQVGLKPGQGEQIQASEPEWMVSGKYGVVQFDAAL